A region of Nostoc sp. 'Peltigera membranacea cyanobiont' N6 DNA encodes the following proteins:
- a CDS encoding carbohydrate-binding protein has translation MSQTTAEEISNEMPPLEMELQDASVRMPYPPPTPYPMMGAASLGDMPTFAMDGENLGGYSQYGVAATSGAENRLDVFSIGKDSAVYYKKWHGSVWSDWERLGGYCTSAPSAIARGENRIDIFVIGGDRSVYHKGWDGSTWSDWLNLGGYSQYGVAAASWGENRLDLFIVNWDGAIYQKSWDGSIWGDWERLGGYCISTPAAVSWGLNRIDTFALGSDRAIYQKYWDGSTWSGWEKLGGYSQYGVAAASGIENRLDIYIIARNGAVYQKYWDGSNWVGWNNLGGYSIAAPAAVASAPNRVDTFVLGSDRAVYHKWYRVGGKV, from the coding sequence ATGAGCCAAACAACCGCCGAGGAAATATCTAACGAGATGCCACCGCTTGAAATGGAACTTCAAGACGCTTCTGTACGTATGCCCTATCCTCCACCAACCCCATACCCGATGATGGGGGCTGCTTCGTTAGGAGATATGCCAACCTTTGCGATGGATGGCGAAAATCTTGGGGGTTACTCTCAGTACGGTGTTGCTGCCACTTCGGGGGCAGAAAATCGGCTAGATGTCTTTAGCATTGGCAAAGATAGTGCTGTTTATTACAAAAAGTGGCATGGCTCAGTTTGGAGTGATTGGGAACGGCTGGGAGGCTACTGTACTTCTGCACCATCTGCGATCGCCAGAGGAGAGAATCGGATTGATATCTTTGTGATTGGGGGCGATCGCTCCGTATATCATAAAGGCTGGGATGGCTCAACCTGGAGCGATTGGCTAAATCTTGGCGGCTACTCTCAGTATGGTGTCGCGGCTGCTTCTTGGGGAGAAAATCGGCTGGATCTGTTTATCGTCAACTGGGATGGAGCCATATACCAAAAGTCTTGGGATGGCTCAATCTGGGGTGATTGGGAAAGGCTGGGGGGCTACTGTATTTCAACACCAGCTGCGGTTTCTTGGGGATTAAACCGGATTGACACCTTTGCCTTGGGTAGCGATCGCGCCATCTATCAAAAGTATTGGGATGGTTCAACCTGGAGTGGTTGGGAAAAACTCGGTGGCTATTCTCAGTATGGTGTTGCGGCTGCTTCTGGAATTGAAAATCGCCTAGATATTTACATCATTGCTCGTAACGGTGCAGTGTACCAGAAGTACTGGGATGGCTCAAACTGGGTCGGTTGGAATAATCTGGGTGGCTACTCTATTGCTGCACCGGCTGCGGTTGCTTCGGCTCCAAACCGTGTTGATACTTTTGTGCTAGGTAGCGATCGCGCTGTCTACCACAAGTGGTATCGCGTAGGTGGCAAAGTCTAA